The following proteins come from a genomic window of Nostoc sp. TCL26-01:
- a CDS encoding histidinol-phosphate transaminase yields MLPFIRSDLAEFTAYKPHPSSDTAAAVPAQLDRLDTNESPYDLPIELKQKLAWTYQQIIETNRYPDGGHETLKKAIAEYVNESAGVSPSLFTSANISVGNGSDELIRSLLIATCLGREGAILVANPTFSMYGILAQTLGIPVVAVNRNQTNFAIDLTAAQSAIAQTHNPPIRVVFVVHPNSPTANPLTPDELAWLKSLSEQILVVIDEAYFEFSQTTLVSELAQRPNWVILRTFSKAFRLAAMRVGYCVAHPEAIAILEKVRLPYNLPSFSMAAALVALQNRSILLESITQILDERTKLITAFSQHPALQVAESAANFIFLRLQANNSDLQATTLNNLHQQLKNSGTLVRAISGGLRITIGSPAENTRTLEHIQAALENIDAQA; encoded by the coding sequence ATGCTTCCCTTTATTCGCTCAGATTTAGCTGAATTTACTGCTTATAAACCCCATCCCAGCAGCGACACAGCCGCCGCCGTTCCAGCCCAGTTGGATCGCCTGGATACGAATGAAAGCCCCTATGATTTACCTATAGAGTTAAAACAAAAGTTAGCCTGGACTTATCAACAAATCATAGAAACTAATCGTTATCCCGACGGTGGACATGAGACACTCAAGAAGGCGATCGCTGAATATGTCAACGAGTCAGCTGGTGTTTCCCCATCGTTGTTTACTAGTGCCAATATATCCGTGGGTAATGGTTCGGATGAACTGATTCGTTCTCTATTAATTGCCACCTGTCTAGGAAGAGAGGGGGCAATCCTCGTAGCTAATCCCACCTTTTCTATGTATGGGATTTTAGCACAAACCTTGGGTATTCCTGTGGTAGCAGTCAACCGCAACCAGACTAATTTTGCCATAGACTTAACCGCAGCTCAATCAGCGATCGCCCAAACTCACAACCCACCGATTCGCGTGGTGTTTGTAGTTCATCCCAATTCTCCCACAGCTAACCCCTTAACTCCAGATGAGTTGGCATGGTTAAAAAGTTTAAGTGAGCAAATTTTAGTCGTCATTGATGAAGCTTACTTTGAATTTAGCCAAACTACCCTAGTAAGTGAATTAGCTCAACGTCCTAACTGGGTAATTTTACGGACATTTTCCAAAGCCTTCCGCTTGGCGGCCATGCGCGTTGGCTATTGTGTCGCTCATCCAGAAGCGATCGCTATTTTAGAAAAAGTCCGCTTACCTTACAATTTACCTAGTTTCTCAATGGCAGCTGCTCTAGTTGCTTTACAAAATCGGTCAATTTTACTAGAGTCAATTACTCAAATCCTGGATGAAAGAACTAAATTAATTACCGCCTTCTCTCAACATCCAGCCTTACAAGTCGCAGAAAGTGCAGCTAACTTTATCTTCCTCCGTCTCCAAGCAAATAACTCTGACCTACAAGCAACTACTTTAAACAATCTTCATCAACAACTCAAAAATTCTGGAACTTTAGTCCGCGCCATTAGTGGCGGATTGCGAATTACTATCGGTTCACCCGCAGAAAACACCCGCACCCTAGAACATATACAAGCTGCTTTAGAAAATATAGACGCTCAAGCCTAG